Below is a genomic region from Miscanthus floridulus cultivar M001 chromosome 1, ASM1932011v1, whole genome shotgun sequence.
GGACCCTGTTCTTGGCGATGTTAAGGCGCACCATCTCAACCAGTGCAGCCGAAGCCATTGAAAACATAGCAAAGACCATGCCGACGCCGATGCGTTGCAGTTCGGACAACCCTCGCTTCTTGCCGGTGATCCTACTCACCATGGGCATCACAACTCTGTTATACGCTGGTGCCAGGATGATGACGCAGAGGCAGTTGAAGGTCGTCAGAGTGGCTGGAGGTATCCAGAACTGCTCAATGATGTGGCTGTCCATGACCTGTCCTTGCTCTATGAATAACGGAAAGAAAGCTTCGGCAGTGTTGAAGACTATGCCTGTTAGAAAGACAGGAAGCATTCTTGCCAAGATCTTGAGCTCCTCCACTTGGGTCACCGTGCAAATCTTCCATGGGTTAGTCGTGCCAGTAGATACATCTTCAGAGGTGGTTATGGTGGCAGCTCGATCAAAGAACCTAATAAATGGGGTGTTGGAGTCTTGTCTTAGTATTTAAATTTCGCAATTTCAACAATGTCGAGAATAGTAACGTGGAGCGAGTGAAGACTGAAGAGAAGAGAAGTTATTGTTAAAAAAAGACtgaagagaagacaccatatgaaacGAAATGCAGCTTACTTTAGTCCATCAGTGTGCATCAGCTTCCGGCTCCCGACAATAGCCGACTCCTTCCCTGGCGGCATCTCATACAGAAGAGAGCTGTCCGTCGGCACATCTACGTTCACCTTGCGGGTGGCCGCCACCACAACCTGGCAAATCCTAGTCAGCGCGCTGCCTCCGGGTTTCTGATACCTGTACAGCTTCATACAGGCAAGGAATCCGGTAATTCCAACCGCGGAAACCACAGTAGGGATGCCAAAACCCAAACCCCAGCCATTGTTGTCCTGAACCCACACGAGGACCGTGCTGGCGAAGAAGAAACCTCCGTTGACAGCAAAGTAGTACCAGTTGTAGTAGAGCTTCTTCTGCTCCTTCTCGAGCGCGTCGGTATCGTCGAACTGATCGGCTCCGAATGTGGGAACACATGGCCAGATTCCACCTAAGCCCAGAGCTGTCAGGAAGAGGCCCAGAGAAGACAAGGCATCCTGAGAGTGAGAGTTCGCCACTACACGAATGCTTCCTGGAACGATTGCTGAAACTGTCAATAGGAGCATTCCCTGCAACCACAAGGAACCGTAAACCATGGGCCAACAGCTGAACTGAAAACAGAAATCGCAAGAACATGGCTACACCTACCATGGTAAATATCATGAGGGACACCACGATTGTTCTGTGCCTTCCCAGATATGAATCTGCCAAGAAAGCTCCAAGAAGGGGAGTCAGGTAGCACGTGCCCTGCCAGAAAGCGATGTTGC
It encodes:
- the LOC136491454 gene encoding protein NRT1/ PTR FAMILY 8.1-like isoform X2; amino-acid sequence: MAYYGVGTNLVSFLTKVQKQSNVAAASNIAFWQGTCYLTPLLGAFLADSYLGRHRTIVVSLMIFTMGMLLLTVSAIVPGSIRVVANSHSQDALSSLGLFLTALGLGGIWPCVPTFGADQFDDTDALEKEQKKLYYNWYYFAVNGGFFFASTVLVWVQDNNGWGLGFGIPTVVSAVGITGFLACMKLYRYQKPGGSALTRICQVVVAATRKVNVDVPTDSSLLYEMPPGKESAIVGSRKLMHTDGLKFFDRAATITTSEDVSTGTTNPWKICTVTQVEELKILARMLPVFLTGIVFNTAEAFFPLFIEQGQVMDSHIIEQFWIPPATLTTFNCLCVIILAPAYNRVVMPMVSRITGKKRGLSELQRIGVGMVFAMFSMASAALVEMVRLNIAKNRVLMNILWQAPQYIFVGIAKVFSVVGFIEFAYEQSPDAMRSLCQACSLLMVTLGSYLVSIMLKMIDSVTAGRGSHGWIPENLNEGRLDQFFWLMAGLHLLNLLAFAYCATRYKCKLAT
- the LOC136491454 gene encoding protein NRT1/ PTR FAMILY 8.1-like isoform X1, with amino-acid sequence MKGDSIMSEAEESSLPLLPLLHGTSSQDYEQYTCNGSVDIRGNRASKRHTGNWRACYSILGGEFCGAMAYYGVGTNLVSFLTKVQKQSNVAAASNIAFWQGTCYLTPLLGAFLADSYLGRHRTIVVSLMIFTMGMLLLTVSAIVPGSIRVVANSHSQDALSSLGLFLTALGLGGIWPCVPTFGADQFDDTDALEKEQKKLYYNWYYFAVNGGFFFASTVLVWVQDNNGWGLGFGIPTVVSAVGITGFLACMKLYRYQKPGGSALTRICQVVVAATRKVNVDVPTDSSLLYEMPPGKESAIVGSRKLMHTDGLKFFDRAATITTSEDVSTGTTNPWKICTVTQVEELKILARMLPVFLTGIVFNTAEAFFPLFIEQGQVMDSHIIEQFWIPPATLTTFNCLCVIILAPAYNRVVMPMVSRITGKKRGLSELQRIGVGMVFAMFSMASAALVEMVRLNIAKNRVLMNILWQAPQYIFVGIAKVFSVVGFIEFAYEQSPDAMRSLCQACSLLMVTLGSYLVSIMLKMIDSVTAGRGSHGWIPENLNEGRLDQFFWLMAGLHLLNLLAFAYCATRYKCKLAT